Proteins from a single region of Abyssalbus ytuae:
- a CDS encoding HypC/HybG/HupF family hydrogenase formation chaperone — MCLAVPGKLIEIISAQEEVFPTGKVSFDGVVKKVSLALIPEVKINDYVMVHVGAAISIIDRDEAEKTLEILRQLGEIDDIT; from the coding sequence ATGTGCCTGGCAGTACCCGGAAAATTAATTGAGATTATCTCAGCTCAAGAAGAAGTATTTCCAACAGGAAAAGTATCTTTTGACGGCGTTGTAAAAAAGGTTAGTCTTGCCCTGATACCTGAAGTTAAAATAAACGATTATGTAATGGTCCATGTAGGAGCTGCCATTAGCATCATAGACCGGGATGAAGCTGAAAAAACGCTTGAAATATTAAGACAATTGGGCGAAATAGACGACATCACATAA
- the hypB gene encoding hydrogenase nickel incorporation protein HypB, with product MCGTCGCGTDENGAIIQKPGDNAHYHIKNGHQHHDHMENSHSHEHSHEHLHEHSHNHTFLKVEQDILKDNDIRAAGNRGYFEAKNIFALNLVSSPGSGKTTLLEQTLKDLKEKFPFYVIEGDQQTLNDANRIDALKIPVIQINTGKGCHLESNMVYEAIKKLRIKNNAVLLIENVGNLVCPSMFDLGENKRIVIVSVTEGDDKPLKYPDMFFTSHICIINKIDLIPYVNFDIEKFKTNTRKINPHIQFFEISATTGEGLKTWYDWLKNNYEEITITKV from the coding sequence ATGTGTGGAACTTGTGGTTGCGGAACAGATGAAAACGGGGCTATTATTCAAAAACCCGGCGATAATGCCCACTATCATATAAAAAACGGGCATCAACATCACGATCATATGGAGAATTCCCATTCCCACGAACATTCTCATGAACACCTTCACGAGCATTCTCATAATCATACTTTCCTTAAGGTAGAGCAAGACATCTTAAAAGATAATGACATAAGGGCTGCCGGAAACAGGGGATACTTTGAAGCAAAAAATATTTTTGCACTTAACCTGGTAAGTTCTCCCGGCTCAGGAAAAACGACCCTGCTGGAGCAAACATTAAAAGATTTAAAAGAGAAATTTCCGTTTTATGTAATAGAAGGCGATCAACAGACACTGAATGATGCCAATAGAATTGATGCTTTAAAAATACCTGTTATACAAATAAATACAGGCAAAGGCTGCCATTTAGAAAGCAATATGGTATATGAAGCCATAAAGAAACTCAGGATAAAAAACAATGCTGTTTTATTAATCGAAAATGTGGGTAACCTTGTATGCCCTTCTATGTTTGATTTAGGGGAGAATAAGCGTATTGTAATTGTGAGCGTTACCGAAGGGGATGATAAACCTTTAAAATACCCTGATATGTTTTTCACCTCCCACATATGTATTATCAACAAGATAGACTTAATACCCTATGTAAATTTTGACATTGAAAAATTTAAAACAAATACAAGAAAAATAAATCCTCATATACAATTCTTCGAAATTTCAGCCACTACAGGTGAAGGATTAAAAACATGGTATGATTGGCTTAAAAATAATTATGAAGAAATAACCATTACTAAAGTCTGA